A stretch of Chrysiogenia bacterium DNA encodes these proteins:
- a CDS encoding DUF1778 domain-containing protein, which yields MGTAITSPEKILRPDDKGRVGLGSFIKELQRHLGQLSGFAVHIENSRIVLSPRVERDPLAPDTLVLSDADRDAFLEALANPPEPNEALKRAFKKYRDSQSAE from the coding sequence ATGGGAACTGCGATTACAAGCCCCGAAAAGATCCTCCGACCCGATGACAAGGGCCGCGTGGGATTGGGTAGTTTCATTAAGGAGCTGCAGCGCCATTTAGGGCAACTGAGCGGTTTTGCCGTGCATATTGAAAATTCCAGAATCGTGCTCAGTCCGCGGGTGGAACGAGACCCTCTTGCGCCCGATACGCTGGTGCTCAGCGATGCTGATCGCGACGCGTTTCTCGAAGCGCTCGCCAATCCTCCCGAGCCGAATGAGGCGTTGAAGCGAGCCTTCAAAAAATACCGGGATTCCCAGTCGGCTGAATAA
- a CDS encoding GNAT family N-acetyltransferase, translating to MQKKPIVVSLADCEDIDRASFNCGVAALDQWFANQAGQAQRKGLAKVWVATERHSPAVAIGYSSLTALSLPFEDAPAALRRRMPKKPLQVILLARLAVDQRHQGRGIGRQLLMDAIDRTWRAASQVPAKALVVHAKDETAAAFYEKYGFLRFFDGSLHLFLPMGTLELLIEAD from the coding sequence GTGCAGAAAAAGCCAATCGTAGTCTCACTGGCGGATTGCGAGGACATTGACCGCGCGTCATTCAATTGCGGCGTTGCGGCGCTCGATCAATGGTTTGCCAATCAGGCCGGGCAAGCGCAGCGGAAAGGCCTGGCCAAGGTTTGGGTTGCTACGGAGAGGCACAGTCCTGCGGTTGCAATTGGGTACTCTTCTCTGACCGCCTTGTCATTGCCATTTGAGGATGCGCCTGCCGCCCTGCGCAGGCGCATGCCGAAGAAACCGTTACAGGTCATACTGCTCGCACGTTTGGCGGTCGACCAAAGGCACCAGGGGCGCGGAATCGGCAGGCAGCTTCTCATGGACGCCATCGACCGAACCTGGCGGGCAGCCAGCCAGGTGCCCGCGAAGGCGCTGGTGGTCCATGCCAAGGATGAGACCGCCGCCGCATTCTATGAGAAATATGGATTTTTGCGCTTTTTTGACGGCTCGCTTCATCTGTTCCTTCCCATGGGAACTCTGGAACTGCTGATTGAGGCAGACTAG
- a CDS encoding glutamate--tRNA ligase — protein sequence MTGTPNSGRHVRVRFAPSPTGPLHLGGARTALFNWLYARNQGGTFVLRIENTDTVRSSEAYEDSILSDLHWLGLDWEEGPKMGGPYGPYRQDERLEIHKQALAELREHGAVYPCFCSQEQLEATRRQQSAKGEPPRYPGTCRGLDPDVARDRIDQGQKHTWRFALPGGDYIVKDLIRGDVKFNLADLGDFVVMRTDGTFPYLFASAIDDARMQITHVLRGEDGLSNAPRQAVLIEALGEAPPVFGHLPLLLDPEGKKLAKRDPSFTLEALRERQVPPDALFSYLAGLGYAPAAKGDMTKEELIESFDLSKISKSPARVDASALEYVAGRHVRDLSLEEFVRQARERLADVGITYPETPVLDEALSGAFQTDVRDWRELEAAARELEEGWTDVAEEEREVFGEETALRVLRVAAGVNEEVPAEDWCGDTLIGALRKEVSEVKGRKLYGPLRVALTGKLGGPELKHLITLLGRERVRERVSRALAQLHQDD from the coding sequence GTGACAGGAACACCAAATTCCGGCCGCCACGTACGTGTGCGGTTCGCCCCGTCCCCGACCGGGCCCCTCCATCTGGGCGGCGCCCGCACAGCCCTGTTCAACTGGCTCTACGCGCGAAATCAGGGCGGCACCTTCGTGCTGCGCATCGAGAATACGGACACGGTTCGCTCCAGTGAGGCCTACGAAGACAGCATTCTGAGCGACCTGCACTGGCTGGGACTCGACTGGGAAGAGGGCCCGAAGATGGGCGGTCCCTATGGTCCCTATCGCCAGGACGAGCGGCTTGAGATCCACAAGCAGGCGCTGGCAGAGCTCCGCGAGCACGGGGCGGTCTATCCCTGTTTCTGCTCCCAGGAACAGCTCGAAGCCACCCGGCGCCAGCAGTCCGCCAAGGGCGAGCCCCCGCGCTATCCGGGCACCTGCAGGGGGCTGGACCCCGATGTGGCGAGGGATCGCATCGACCAGGGGCAGAAACACACCTGGCGTTTTGCCCTTCCCGGCGGCGACTACATCGTCAAAGACCTCATTCGCGGCGATGTGAAGTTCAACCTCGCCGATCTGGGCGACTTCGTCGTGATGCGAACCGATGGAACCTTTCCCTATCTTTTTGCATCTGCAATAGACGACGCCCGGATGCAGATTACCCACGTGCTCCGGGGCGAGGACGGTCTCTCGAACGCGCCGCGACAGGCGGTGCTGATCGAGGCCCTGGGGGAGGCGCCGCCGGTGTTCGGCCATTTGCCGCTGCTGCTCGATCCTGAAGGAAAAAAGCTCGCCAAGCGCGATCCCTCCTTCACCCTGGAAGCCCTGCGTGAGCGGCAGGTACCCCCCGACGCCCTGTTCTCCTATCTGGCCGGTCTGGGGTATGCGCCCGCCGCCAAGGGGGACATGACCAAGGAAGAACTCATCGAGAGCTTCGACCTCAGCAAGATTTCCAAGAGCCCGGCCCGCGTGGATGCGAGCGCGCTCGAATACGTTGCCGGTCGCCACGTGCGCGATCTCTCATTGGAGGAATTCGTCCGACAGGCCCGCGAGCGGCTGGCCGACGTCGGGATCACCTATCCCGAGACCCCGGTGCTCGATGAGGCGCTCTCCGGGGCCTTCCAGACCGACGTGCGCGACTGGCGCGAGCTTGAGGCCGCTGCCCGCGAGCTCGAAGAGGGCTGGACCGACGTCGCCGAGGAAGAACGCGAAGTCTTCGGTGAGGAGACCGCCCTGCGGGTTCTTCGCGTCGCCGCCGGCGTGAACGAGGAAGTGCCCGCCGAAGACTGGTGCGGCGATACCCTCATTGGGGCATTGCGCAAGGAAGTCTCGGAGGTTAAAGGACGCAAGCTGTACGGTCCGCTCCGCGTGGCGCTCACGGGGAAACTCGGCGGACCGGAACTCAAACATCTGATTACGCTGCTGGGGCGTGAACGCGTGCGCGAGCGAGTCTCACGCGCGCTGGCCCAGCTTCATCAGGACGACTAG
- the cysS gene encoding cysteine--tRNA ligase, whose product MALRLYNTLTRKEEDFEPLHEGKVGMYACGVTVYDRVHVGHARSAVVYDVIFRYLKYKGYDVTFVRNFTDVDDKIIKRANEEGATSEEIAERYIAAYHEDMGPLNLQPPTIEPKATEHMAQIIKLIERLIEKGAAYESGGDVFFAVKKFDGYGKLSGKDIDELESGARIDINELKENPMDFALWKSAKPGEPAWDSPWGKGRPGWHIECSAMSMSHLGESFDIHGGGNDLVFPHHENEIAQSEGATGHHYAKYWIHNGMVVLNKQKMSKSTGNFFTLRDVLEKYHPEVLRTFILGTQYRKPIDFAEDYVRDAESGLRKLYETIRACERILEQECPNMKGPAEPTEEETALLERLAALPAEFEEKMDNDFDSAGALGRVQALRGEVNGYLFAHNFECTPVSCKICRGFLNALDLPRKVLGILSRPAEEFLAELEARVADEAEISPAEIEKLIADRNAARTGKNYAEADRIRDELAAHNVEIKDGPGGTEWRWRT is encoded by the coding sequence ATGGCCCTCCGCCTCTACAATACGCTGACCCGCAAGGAAGAAGACTTCGAACCACTTCATGAGGGCAAGGTCGGCATGTACGCCTGCGGCGTGACCGTTTACGACCGCGTGCACGTGGGACACGCCCGCTCGGCCGTGGTGTACGACGTCATTTTCCGCTACCTCAAATACAAGGGATACGACGTCACCTTCGTCCGCAACTTCACCGACGTCGACGACAAGATCATCAAGCGTGCCAATGAAGAGGGCGCGACCTCCGAAGAAATCGCCGAGCGCTACATCGCGGCCTATCACGAGGACATGGGACCGCTCAACCTGCAGCCGCCGACCATCGAGCCCAAGGCCACCGAGCACATGGCGCAGATCATCAAGCTCATCGAGCGGCTGATCGAAAAGGGCGCGGCCTACGAATCGGGCGGCGATGTCTTCTTCGCCGTGAAGAAGTTTGACGGCTACGGCAAGCTCTCGGGCAAGGACATCGACGAGCTCGAGAGCGGCGCGCGCATCGACATCAATGAGCTCAAGGAAAACCCGATGGACTTCGCGCTTTGGAAGTCTGCCAAGCCCGGCGAACCCGCCTGGGATTCTCCCTGGGGCAAGGGCCGCCCGGGCTGGCACATCGAGTGCTCGGCCATGAGCATGAGCCACCTCGGAGAGAGCTTCGACATTCACGGGGGCGGCAACGACCTCGTGTTTCCCCACCACGAAAACGAGATCGCCCAGAGCGAGGGCGCCACGGGCCACCACTACGCCAAATACTGGATTCACAACGGCATGGTGGTGCTCAACAAGCAGAAGATGAGCAAGTCGACGGGCAACTTCTTCACCCTGCGCGACGTGCTGGAGAAGTATCACCCGGAAGTGCTGCGCACTTTCATTCTGGGGACCCAGTATCGCAAGCCCATCGACTTTGCCGAGGACTACGTGCGCGACGCCGAGTCGGGCCTGCGCAAGCTCTACGAAACCATCCGTGCCTGCGAGCGCATCCTTGAGCAGGAATGCCCGAACATGAAGGGGCCGGCGGAGCCGACCGAGGAAGAGACCGCACTTCTGGAACGGCTGGCCGCGCTGCCGGCGGAGTTCGAGGAGAAGATGGACAACGACTTCGACAGCGCAGGCGCCCTGGGACGCGTGCAGGCCCTGCGCGGCGAGGTGAACGGCTACCTGTTCGCCCACAACTTCGAGTGCACCCCGGTTTCCTGCAAGATCTGTCGCGGGTTTCTAAATGCGCTCGATCTGCCGCGCAAGGTGCTGGGGATCCTCTCGCGCCCGGCCGAGGAATTCCTGGCCGAGCTCGAAGCCCGCGTCGCCGACGAGGCCGAGATCAGCCCGGCGGAGATCGAAAAGCTCATCGCCGACCGCAACGCCGCCCGCACCGGCAAGAACTACGCCGAGGCCGACCGCATCCGCGACGAGCTGGCCGCCCACAATGTCGAGATCAAGGACGGCCCCGGCGGCACCGAGTGGCGCTGGCGCACCTGA